AATTGTGCCGATGCACGATATGCCTACGGCACGCTGTGCGAAGGCACTCCTGCAAGTGCCTTAACAAAAGTTCATACAGTGTCGATTACTTTTGTCCGACTACTTACTTCTAGCCGATCCGAATCCAAAACTTCCTGGGCAATATACAGAGGGCTGTACTGCTGTTGTAGCCATTCCCACTCCTCAAGCCAGCAAAAGTCAATCAGGGCCGTAGCATCCAGAATCAGTCCTACCGTGCTACGCCCTGAAAAATCAGAAGATGGCATCGATAGCATACACCCTGGCTTCTTTACGAGATTGCCGCAAGCAGTCAACAGATAAATTAAGTAACTCGGCGGCTTTTAATTCTGAAACTTTGCCCTCTGAAAGTGCTTGCCAAACTAATTTAGTAAAGCGTTGGTTGGCTGGGAAATCTTCAGCACTTAATGCTGGCTCAATCTCTTTTTCTTTAGGGAGGGATTCACCAGTCTGTCGCTTGTATTCTCCACGTATTTTCTGAATGGCATCACTATACTTTAGCTTTCCCATTTGCTCCAGTCGCATCAGCATCATGGTGTAGCTGACGCGGAAGTGAGCTTTTAACTCAATCACGTTACTGAACACATTTAAGGCTCGCTCTAGAGCCTCTTGAGACACTAGCAAATGACTGGCGAAGTGGTTAGCAACTGCTTCCCGCGCTTTTTCTTCTTCTTTGGTTCCTTCTTCTATCAGGTTGTCTTGGTACTCGTCTCGATGGAATATTAGGTGTCCAATTTCATGAGCCAGGGTAAACAACTGCCGTTCGATGGTGATGTTGTAGCTGTTGACTAAAACGAAAGCTCCCTGAGCCAGACTACAGGCACTTAGTCCAAAAAACCCTGGGATTAGGATATCCTGGCGCAGCACTTTTAAGCCAATCTCTTCCACAGCTTCAAACAAATTCAGAATGGGGCCATCTCCCAATCCCAAACGGTGACGAAACTGAGTGGCAATTTCGGCAATCCGCTTTTCGTTGCCTTCTAGTTGGTGACAAGGGGTGCTTTCTGGGGCATAAGTGGGGATGCCGACTGCCTGTTCTAGTGCGGTGTAGTCTTCTAGCAGCCGCAACACTTGAGCTGCAAATTGGGGGTTTTTGTCAAAGGAGGTATGGGCGCGAAACCGGAAGTTGGGTAACGCCAAGGTGCTTTCTTTCCGTAGCAAGTCATCGAGCTTAACGCCCAAAGCACGGGCGAGAGTCGAGAGGGTTTTGCTATCGGGGAGGGTTTTGGCGTTCTCGTAGTTGTGGATGCTCTGGCGAGTCACCCCCGCCAGGGATGCCAATTCCTCTTGAGAGAGGTTTAGACCTTTGCGGTAGCGGGTTAGATTGCCAGCGATGATCTCTTTCATAGCTGATTCTCCCCTATGAACGCTCTTTGGCGTTGAACGGTTTGTCAAATTTGCTGGTCTTATATTTCCTAATTATAATTTAAAATGTAAAAGTGCTTTTACATTAGCGAAAAAACTTAGAGGTGATAGACCGATGGCAAAGAATACTGATAAGGGCTACCGCCGTGGTGCTGTGGACAATCGCAGCCAAGCCTATAATCCCGTAACTGAGCAATGGGTTAAGCGCAACGCTGAAACTGGACATTTTATGGACGTTAAGCAAAATGGCGAACCGTTCAAAGGTGTTCGTAAGGAGGAGTAGGCTTCTATCTGGCGGAAACTGGGGGACAACTGGCTCAAGCTAGGAGGCAAAAAATCTGTGCTCCCGTCAGATGCTCAAATAAACCTACTACTTGGAGGTGGAATAGACTCATCCGCTCTGATAGCTTTCTATTTGGCGCGGGGAGCAACTGTAAGAGGCATTCACTTTAATTATGGTCAACCCAGTCTTGATGGCGAACGTCGTTCCATTCTGGCTTTATCCCAACATTATGCAATTCCTTTGACTACCGTTGATTTGGGTTTGTCGATAGTCAGCGCTCAAGGTGAATATCACTGTCGCAATGCCACACTACTGCTTGCGGCTGCTAGTATTTTCCCCGCTAAACAGGGTCGATTTTCTATAGGAATTCATTCAGGAACTTCCTACTATGACTGTTCTAAAATTTTTATGGCAGATATCCAACGAATTTTTGATGGTTACTTCGGAGGTTGTATTCAAGTTGAAGCGCCATTTTTAGAGTTCACCAAAGCAGACATATTTAATTTTTGCACTTTAGCTCAGGTTCCGGTAGAGCTTACGTTTAGCTGTGAGCGTCGTGGAGATTTTCCCTGTGGGCAATGTTCATCATGTCTAGACCGGAGGATACTACATGAAAGTAGCTGAGATATGTAGAGTCCGGGAAATTTCTGTGATTGATGTTTGTACTCCACTTGTTATCCCATCATTTTCAAGTCGGGGCTTTCCTTATGTCAAGGACATTTATATATCCCTGAAAAAATACCTTTCCAAGGTTTCCCTTGTAAGTGCCTACGATCTATACCATGAATATTTAAATATGGAAGAGATATATTCTTCTGACGTTGTTTTCATAGACAGTGGCGGTTATGAAGCTAAATTAGTAGTTGACTTAAATGATGCTTATGTAGATGACCGCTATGCTAAAGATTGGACACCGGATTACCATCAGATGATACTCAATAGGTGGCAACCTTTATCCCAACTGGTATTTGTTAGTTATGACCATGAAACTCATCAATTAATTTCAAATCAGATAGAGTCAGCTAATTCCCTTTTTCAAAAATATCCAGAGGTAGCATCAGATTTTTTATGCAAACCTGAAAGCGAGGGGGCTAAGTTAGTTGATGTCAACAGTTTAATTAAAAATGCTCATAATCTAGCTTCATTTTCAATACTCGGCATTACAGAAAAAGAGCTTGGGGAGACTCTTTTAGAAAGATGTCAGAATTTATTGAGAATACGTGCAGCTTTACAAGAACAGGGGCTTCAAACGCCTATACATATTTTTGGGTGTCTAGAGCCTCTCACGGTTATTTCATATTTTCTTTGTGGAGCTGATATATTTGATGGGCTTTCTTGGCTTCGTTTTGCATTCGTTGACGGATTGGCAACATATCATTCGACGGCAACGCTCCTTCAAGGAGAGTGGAGTTATACCGACAATCAGCTACTCTGGGCGCGTTGGATTCGGAATCTTCAAAGTCTTGAGTCTTTATCTAAAGCGATGAGTCGTTTTTGTAAAACACAAAAGATGGCATTTACTCAAGGTTGCATTAAGCAAACAACTCGATAAAAATCCGTTTGAACCGTTATGGCTTATCCAATTAAAGCTCTGGTTAAACGTATATAAAAAACCTCCAAGACAACCTTAGTTTAAGCAGTAATTTCTGCCCTTAACGGTCAAAGTATCTTTTGAAGTTTTTTCAATTCGACCTTGATTGGATTCAAAATTAAATTTATCAATAGCAATCGGGGAAATTATCGCAGCATATTCCCATTGTTGTTGACTAATTGATTGAGTGGCGAGAGGTAGAGATTCTGCCATTAGTCCGAAGATGCTCGATTAATTCTGGGGCTGAACAGTTCTCTGGTAATACCTCATCCAAAGCATTTTGCAGCCTGTGGCCTGCTCCTCACCACGACCATGTTCGGGGATTGAGAGGGTCAAAAAATCTAACGCTGTACCTGACTGATAAAAAACTCCAAAAATAACAAATCTTAGGTCAAATCGACTTGTGGTTGTATGGGGAGTAATGAGGAGCAGTGTGGCTAGATGTGGTTTGATGTGGCAATCTCTTCATCACTAACTAGCAATTAAATACCTTTTTTCCACACTCCACCACATTTAACCACATCACACCACAAAAATTGACAGTTAAAAGAAATGACTGAGAATGACGCTTCATTGTTAGTAGCAAGCAATGGTATTGTCCGTACAAATTGACTTTTTAGTGCTTAGAAAATAATCAAAGACTCCCCTCCTTGTGCGGAAACCAAACCGCAACGGAGGGATAAAGACAGCTTAAGCTTTTTATTAGATTTAATTACAATTTGTAAGTACTAATACTACAAAATTAACAGAATATTAAGTAAAAACCTAGTGGGAAATGGGATGACACTTTGAAGCAGGGAATAGCCTTACTTGCAGTATCTGGGGTGTCTATTACATAGAAACATCTGTGTGATTTAAGAGAATGCGATCGCTCGTCAAGCCACCTCATCTATAAAGTACAGATATTATATTATGCTGCTTAAAAACTTTAACGATGAATCCCCTCCACTTGGAGGGAATCGTTAGAGGGGGTCAATTTCAGCTTGTAAGAGGTTTTCAGAAAATAGGATTCTTCTTTAACATGGGATAACTTTTAGATAGTAGATAGTACCCTATGAAACTGAAAAACAATCGTCATACTAAATATAAAGAAATACTGTCAAAAAGGTTTGAATTGAGATTAACTGAAGCAGAGTACGAACAAATCGAAACTTTAGCCCAAGAAGTTAATCTAACCATGAGCGAATTTGTCCGTCGTACTGTAGCAAGACGAGCAATGCCCCGTCCCTTAGCAGCATTCGACCTCAAAGCGTACCAAGTCTTATGCCAAATTAATACCGAACTACGCCAAGCTGGTAACAACCTCAATCAAATTGCCAAAGCTTGTAACACTTCCGTCATGCTAGGAGAGCCAGTAGCAGTGAATCGATCGCTATTACAAAACGTTCAACAACTGCTCAAAGAAAACCAAACTTTAATTCAAACCCTTGCAGCCCAAATCGCTCAATCAACGCAAAGATAGATGATCGGTAAACAAATCAAAGGTAAAGGATTTAGAGGCTGTCTCGATTACGTACTTGGCAAAAAAGGCGCTTACATAATCGGTGGTACTATGTGCGGACAAACTGCTGAAGCACTCAGTACCGAATTTGCCATTACCAGACAACTTAAACCACATCTCAAAATAGCAGTATTCCATGCCACTTTGTCAGTAGACGCCAAAGAAAAACTCGATTCAGATGCAGAAAACGATCGACGTTGGTGTAGCATAGCAGACGACTACATGAAAGCAATAGGATTCGATAATAACCAATATGTTGTAGCTAAACACACCGATACCGAACACGACCACATCCATATTATAGGCAGTCGCATTCGCTTTGACGGGACAGTAGTAGATGATAGCTGGGACTATTACAAAAGCCAAGAAGTAATTCGATCGCTAGAAGCTAAGTACAGTTTAGAAACTATAGCACCCAGTTGGGAATCAGAAAAACGAGCGCAGACAACAGCAGAATATCGGAAAAATCGTGACAGTGGACAAAAGAGCGTGCGCGTGCAATTGCAATCCCTAATAGATGAGTGTGTCGCCTCCCGATCGACCATGCCAGAATTGATAGAACGATTGCAGTCTGAAGGTGTAGAAATAAAAATTAGAATGACGAGAACTGGCTGCATTAAAGGCATTTCTTACCAGCTAAATGACATAGCTTTTAATGGCACTCAATTGGGTAAAGCATACACTTTTTATGGATTGCAGAAATATCGCGGTATTAGCTATGACTCAGAAGATAACGAGCTTCTGAAAATGCTAACGCAACAACAAGAAGCAATAGCTGATTCGCACGAACTTCAGAGGGACAAATCTT
Above is a genomic segment from Aerosakkonema funiforme FACHB-1375 containing:
- a CDS encoding ImmA/IrrE family metallo-endopeptidase, which translates into the protein MKEIIAGNLTRYRKGLNLSQEELASLAGVTRQSIHNYENAKTLPDSKTLSTLARALGVKLDDLLRKESTLALPNFRFRAHTSFDKNPQFAAQVLRLLEDYTALEQAVGIPTYAPESTPCHQLEGNEKRIAEIATQFRHRLGLGDGPILNLFEAVEEIGLKVLRQDILIPGFFGLSACSLAQGAFVLVNSYNITIERQLFTLAHEIGHLIFHRDEYQDNLIEEGTKEEEKAREAVANHFASHLLVSQEALERALNVFSNVIELKAHFRVSYTMMLMRLEQMGKLKYSDAIQKIRGEYKRQTGESLPKEKEIEPALSAEDFPANQRFTKLVWQALSEGKVSELKAAELLNLSVDCLRQSRKEARVYAIDAIF
- a CDS encoding 7-cyano-7-deazaguanine synthase translates to MLPSDAQINLLLGGGIDSSALIAFYLARGATVRGIHFNYGQPSLDGERRSILALSQHYAIPLTTVDLGLSIVSAQGEYHCRNATLLLAAASIFPAKQGRFSIGIHSGTSYYDCSKIFMADIQRIFDGYFGGCIQVEAPFLEFTKADIFNFCTLAQVPVELTFSCERRGDFPCGQCSSCLDRRILHESS
- a CDS encoding plasmid mobilization protein, with protein sequence MKLKNNRHTKYKEILSKRFELRLTEAEYEQIETLAQEVNLTMSEFVRRTVARRAMPRPLAAFDLKAYQVLCQINTELRQAGNNLNQIAKACNTSVMLGEPVAVNRSLLQNVQQLLKENQTLIQTLAAQIAQSTQR
- a CDS encoding relaxase/mobilization nuclease domain-containing protein, with translation MIGKQIKGKGFRGCLDYVLGKKGAYIIGGTMCGQTAEALSTEFAITRQLKPHLKIAVFHATLSVDAKEKLDSDAENDRRWCSIADDYMKAIGFDNNQYVVAKHTDTEHDHIHIIGSRIRFDGTVVDDSWDYYKSQEVIRSLEAKYSLETIAPSWESEKRAQTTAEYRKNRDSGQKSVRVQLQSLIDECVASRSTMPELIERLQSEGVEIKIRMTRTGCIKGISYQLNDIAFNGTQLGKAYTFYGLQKYRGISYDSEDNELLKMLTQQQEAIADSHELQRDKSLPETNTHTDTISVDLITSDTFDTDDSNLSKANPSMRSLSLPRQPNPYKPTEQTSEAKVEQSSQTDTIIAIALDALITVSSDRQTLGQYNILWNQPQLTLSIRAIDRGEILKAAFAPDGTYQLNACQITELDIKNFQAFGKQQQQRQIQLELD